A stretch of the Gossypium hirsutum isolate 1008001.06 chromosome D07, Gossypium_hirsutum_v2.1, whole genome shotgun sequence genome encodes the following:
- the LOC107954944 gene encoding transcriptional regulator STERILE APETALA, with amino-acid sequence MSSSLSSSSSSEDANGNSGRRGVGDFGAPSLTRRRANNEIWPGPFVEDLVVQVAIDASRSFGRLAVAAALANVFQVCSTWQAVSRSDPLWHRLTTVIWGRTHRMHASWREEYVYRHQTAQNFRAGRSFYHTLHFDPASVDNPDGLTCRCLTLSDTHLACGFADGTVRLFDLSTRQLVGTFHPHHRDRFGRFSRAVSGIVITDPRIIFATLDGDIHVAIIDGEPLARTAHLGNVVNDGALVDFTGCGRWWVGLYAGVPGRALHVWDGNTEELAFVNTNLTDPEAVMGWHTLTELTETIGRVRVTGQESAVACTSLRYMVVDLRNPEFPLHDREWRRRLTVASLDTNGEAFIMVDSRGLAIVRRVDTLEEVCRFNTRNVNVMGCMNLGYALMCAAGVVRVWEIEHGQHLYSLNQNVEEVNAMVADDRHVAAAGSDTGIHLWDFGAQ; translated from the exons ATGTCTTCTTcgttatcatcatcatcatcttctgaAGATGCCAATGGGAATAGTGGAAGAAGGGGTGTTGGTGATTTCGGAGCACCGTCTTTGACTCGTAGACGTGCCAATAACGAAATCTGGCCAGGCCCTTTTGTTGAAGATCTTGTTGTCCAAGTTGCCATTGATGCTTCCCGTTCTTTTGGCCGCCTGGCAGTTGCTGCTGCACTTGCCAATGTGTTTCag GTTTGTTCCACGTGGCAAGCTGTCTCTCGCTCTGATCCACTGTGGCACCGTCTCACAACAGTTATATGGGGCCGGACCCACCGTATGCACGCCTCGTGGCGTGAGGAATACGTTTACCGTCATCAAACGGCTCAGAATTTTCGTGCTGGGAGATCATTTTACCACACCCTCCACTTCGATCCCGCCAGTGTGGACAACCCCGATGGACTGACGTGTCGCTGCCTTACCTTGTCTGATACCCACCTCGCTTGCGGCTTTGCCGATGGTACCGTGAGGCTTTTCGACCTCTCTACCCGTCAACTGGTCGGAACCTTCCACCCGCACCACCGTGATCGTTTCGGCCGCTTTTCACGTGCCGTATCTGGCATTGTGATCACGGACCCCAGAATAATATTCGCCACGTTGGATGGAGACATCCACGTAGCGATCATTGACGGAGAGCCCCTTGCTCGCACGGCCCATTTGGGCAACGTCGTGAACGACGGTGCATTGGTGGACTTCACCGGATGTGGGCGATGGTGGGTGGGGCTTTATGCAGGCGTTCCGGGTCGGGCACTCCACGTTTGGGACGGTAACACTGAAGAGCTAGCCTTCGTAAACACAAATCTGACTGACCCAGAAGCCGTGATGGGGTGGCACACGTTGACTGAGTTGACTGAAACTATCGGCCGAGTTAGGGTGACGGGTCAGGAATCGGCGGTCGCATGCACGAGTTTAAGGTACATGGTTGTGGACTTGAGAAACCCGGAGTTTCCATTACACGACCGGGAGTGGAGGAGAAGGCTTACAGTGGCGTCGTTGGACACCAATGGCGAGGCATTCATCATGGTGGACAGCCGTGGGTTGGCAATCGTCCGCCGGGTAGATACACTAGAGGAGGTGTGCAGATTCAACACGAGGAACGTCAACGTCATGGGTTGCATGAACCTAGGGTACGCGCTAATGTGCGCCGCGGGTGTAGTAAGGGTGTGGGAAATAGAGCACGGTCAACACTTGTATAGTTTGAACCAGAACGTAGAGGAAGTCAACGCCATGGTGGCAGATGATCGGCACGTGGCAGCAGCGGGTAGTGACACGGGGATACATTTGTGGGATTTTGGTGCACAGTAG
- the LOC107956236 gene encoding uncharacterized protein: protein MCAGISPLQATCAGGWDLAVWKIYTDMLIAVAQDGNRNVLPIEFAIVDKKNMESWEFFLTNLRRYVIRNDNICIISDRGKGLIATIRRSAYELEPHIFRQRITRLESDMKEQTNTSFRQWLRTMEPWQWAQSADEGFRYGHMTTNLVEGINAVLLKTRHLPIASVFSATFYRLATLMPRMGQQQVDQIQAGHVFVEHVRDAMVVNRQLARSMKVEIYSRRLETFRVTENIGR, encoded by the exons ATGTGTGCGGGCATTTCCCCATTGCAAGCCACTTGTGCAGGTGGATGGGACCTGGctgtatggaaaatatacacagatatGCTTATTGCAGTTGCTCAAGACGGTAACAGAAACGTGCTCCCAATAGAATTTGCTATCGTAGATAAAAAGAACATGGAatcttgggaattcttcctcacaaatctgcggaggtatgttattaggaaCGATAACATTTGCATAATCTCTGATAGAGGGAAGGGTTTAATTGCAACTATTAGGCGTTCCG CGTACGAGTTAGAGCCACATATTTTTCGGCAAAGAATAAcccgacttgagagtgacatgaaGGAGCAGACAAACACATCTTTTCGACAATGGTTGCGCACAATGGAGCCGTGGCAGTGGGCTCAAAGTgctgacgagggctttcgttatggccaCATGACCACAAACTTAGTCGAGGGGATCAACGCAGTCTTGTTGAAAACACGTCATCTTCCAATTGCATCGGTATTTTCTGCTACTTTCTACAGGCTGGCCactttgatgccaagaatgggtcagcagcAAGTCGACCAGATTCAGGCGGGACATGTGTTTGTTGAACATGTGAGGGATGCAATGGTCGTAAACCGTCAGTTGGCGAGGTCAATGAAAGTGGAAATATATTCACGACGACTGGAAACGTTTCGAGTTACTGAGAACATCGGTCGTTGa